The Sporosarcina ureae genomic sequence ATGCAAAATGATTTCTTGCAATACGTAATACTATTATAGGAGTAACATATAAAGAGTGGAAAGGAAGATAACATGTGGAGAGTAGGATGGAAGATTCTTGTTTTGCTTTTGATTGTAATGGGAGTCTTTTATTTCATGACTGATAAAACAAGTGAAAATCTGCCCCTAGAGTCACCAGTACAACATGGCTCGCCGATTGCTGTCCCTGAAAAAGGTCCATCGATCGGAGGAGAAGGTATGCCGAGACCTGATGAAGGTATGTCAGTACTTGTTGGGCAGAAAATCAACAAGCTAGAAGAACAATTTGGTAAACCCTCTAGAATTGAACCATCGAGTTTTCAGTACGAATGGTGGGTATATACACAAGAACCGCGTTTCATGGCAGGGGTTTTGAATGGGAAAGTGAACCAAATATATACGGCTGATCATATGGCAGATATAGCCCCCTTTAAAATCGGACAGAATATACAGGAGATTCATCGCTTTACGCCGATTGAATCCGAGATTGACGTGAAGATTAATGAAAACATTTATACATTTTCATTAAATAGTGAAGATATTAAAAATCGTCTTCTTATACCATATGAGAATTTATTTGTACAATTATATATCGATCAAGAAGATGGCGGGATTGAAGGTGTACGGTTCATCAGTCCGACTACTTTGGTGAAACATCAGCCTTATGACATGACCTATCTTGGAGAAATGATGGAAGCACCGAAGCCTTCATCAACTGTTCAGACTGAAGTGGACCGCGCAATGGAGCGACAGACGTTTGAATTGACCAACCAATTACGTGAAGAGCATCAACTGCCACTTTTATCATATAACGATAAACTGGCCACACTTTCGAGAAAGCATAGCCAGGAAATGATATTCCGTAAATATAGTTCTCATGATGAAGGACCAGTGGAAATGTTTGCTGAGCGTTTAAGAGATGTTGGACTTACTCCAAACAAAGCAGGCGAAAACATAGCGTTTAATTATATTGATGCTATTGAAACTGTACATGGTTGGCTAAACTCTCCAAAACACCGGGATGTCTTACTAGATCCGAATTTCACGCATACCGGCATTGGCGTTTATAATAAATACTATACCCAATCATTTATAGCAAAGCCTGAATCAGAAAACTCCATACATGACGACTAAGGAAGAATC encodes the following:
- a CDS encoding CAP domain-containing protein, which codes for MTDKTSENLPLESPVQHGSPIAVPEKGPSIGGEGMPRPDEGMSVLVGQKINKLEEQFGKPSRIEPSSFQYEWWVYTQEPRFMAGVLNGKVNQIYTADHMADIAPFKIGQNIQEIHRFTPIESEIDVKINENIYTFSLNSEDIKNRLLIPYENLFVQLYIDQEDGGIEGVRFISPTTLVKHQPYDMTYLGEMMEAPKPSSTVQTEVDRAMERQTFELTNQLREEHQLPLLSYNDKLATLSRKHSQEMIFRKYSSHDEGPVEMFAERLRDVGLTPNKAGENIAFNYIDAIETVHGWLNSPKHRDVLLDPNFTHTGIGVYNKYYTQSFIAKPESENSIHDD